The following coding sequences are from one Nitrospiria bacterium window:
- a CDS encoding putative porin: protein MKMSHLKSLILAIVVGFLLPLPVKAADDLTDLLIKKGTITKEEADSLQKREIVPFIDKITLYGDIRLREETMWYPGNSNNSKDLNRQRFRLRIGADIQEGKTFVHFRVASGSGQQVSTNQTMQSNSSGKAIFIDKAYVELKQIPDLNVLGGKMTNPFFINWPTGEIVFDDDLNPEGFAQQYALKLGDNQKVFVNLGQIILDGGQSSDAGSKNGQWLLGEQIGTEMKMDQIGFNVAALLYTLANGQQTNFNSAVFQDGNTRRACNTTPASSNCLANPFSVVDLTAALKFNAGLPILISFDGIKNLQDTVQKTSPSIKNQDTGFGAAIKLGNASAANTYEVAYEYRAIEADATLADLNDSDFGPNGGTNRKGHTLWAAYNFTSATQVKLKYFNTKMIKKDLATTAVPGSNPNPSFNRIQLDFSVKF, encoded by the coding sequence ATGAAGATGTCCCATTTGAAGAGCCTGATTTTGGCAATCGTTGTTGGTTTTCTTTTGCCGCTGCCCGTGAAGGCCGCGGATGATCTGACGGATTTGTTGATCAAGAAAGGGACCATTACAAAGGAAGAGGCCGATTCGCTTCAGAAGCGGGAGATCGTCCCCTTCATCGACAAGATTACCTTATACGGCGACATCCGCCTTCGGGAAGAGACGATGTGGTATCCGGGAAATTCCAACAACTCGAAGGATCTCAATCGCCAGCGATTCCGTCTACGGATCGGGGCGGATATTCAGGAAGGCAAAACCTTCGTGCATTTCCGGGTGGCCTCGGGATCCGGGCAGCAGGTCTCGACCAACCAGACGATGCAGAGCAATTCTTCCGGAAAGGCCATCTTCATCGACAAAGCCTATGTCGAACTGAAGCAGATTCCCGATCTCAACGTCCTGGGCGGGAAGATGACCAACCCTTTCTTTATCAACTGGCCCACCGGAGAGATCGTATTTGACGACGACCTCAATCCCGAAGGATTTGCCCAGCAGTATGCCCTGAAGCTTGGGGACAATCAAAAGGTTTTTGTAAACCTGGGCCAGATCATCCTGGACGGAGGCCAGAGTTCCGATGCCGGCAGCAAGAATGGCCAATGGCTTCTCGGGGAGCAGATCGGAACCGAGATGAAGATGGACCAAATCGGATTTAATGTGGCTGCGCTTCTATACACGCTTGCGAACGGGCAACAAACGAATTTTAACTCCGCGGTTTTTCAGGATGGAAACACGCGAAGGGCGTGCAATACCACTCCCGCATCTTCAAATTGCCTGGCCAATCCGTTCAGTGTCGTGGATTTGACGGCCGCCCTCAAGTTCAATGCCGGACTTCCCATCCTGATTTCATTCGATGGGATAAAGAATCTACAGGACACGGTTCAGAAAACCTCTCCCAGTATCAAAAACCAGGATACGGGGTTTGGAGCCGCGATTAAACTCGGAAACGCCAGTGCCGCGAACACCTATGAGGTGGCCTACGAGTATCGGGCGATTGAGGCGGATGCCACATTGGCCGATCTGAACGATTCGGATTTCGGCCCGAACGGCGGCACCAACCGGAAGGGGCACACCCTCTGGGCGGCCTATAATTTCACGAGCGCGACTCAGGTAAAGCTGAAATATTTCAACACGAAGATGATCAAGAAGGACCTGGCGACGACGGCGGTTCCGGG
- a CDS encoding DUF5132 domain-containing protein: MALLDNGFRGNLLTGLAIGIGAAILAPVVIPAVAAVAKPLAKAALKGGILLYDRGKEAVAEAGEVIEDLMAETKAEIAEARKEAVTVAETQSGTNS; encoded by the coding sequence ATGGCACTCTTGGACAATGGTTTCAGGGGCAATCTGTTGACGGGGCTTGCGATCGGGATCGGGGCCGCCATTTTAGCGCCGGTCGTTATACCCGCGGTGGCTGCCGTGGCCAAACCCCTGGCCAAAGCCGCTCTTAAAGGGGGGATCCTGCTTTACGATCGGGGCAAGGAGGCCGTGGCCGAAGCGGGCGAGGTGATCGAGGATCTCATGGCCGAGACCAAGGCCGAAATCGCGGAGGCCCGTAAAGAAGCCGTCACTGTGGCGGAAACACAAAGCGGAACAAATAGCTGA
- a CDS encoding cation-transporting P-type ATPase — MGACENPVVQTVHTAVKGRARFKVLGLYRSEALKRRLEYSLSNFDGISQVSASALTGNVLVVFNSGATPLQIASLIVAIASSSHPDKNHQSPTSTDPPDPKEGEAPPSNQNPLASVGKRLADLLPHRKEIEAQPWHLIEADRIIVSLKTSRSSGLSEVAATDQLRQYGPNLLPEAVPRSAFGIFIDQFKSLPNLLLGTAAGLSIVTGGVSDAVIILGVVIINAAIGYATESQAEKTIQSLKGMVRPSATVIRNGKSREIKAESIVMGDILVLRPGSYIAADARLVEAQQMYVDESALTGESVPVLKTSAPMTAENLPLGDRLNMVYMGTLVTGGQALAVVVATGKQTEMGRIQILLGEAESPETPMERQLGRMSNRLVLISTTVCGLVFGIGLLRGQGLLHMLKTAISLAVAAVPEGLPTVATTTLALGIRNMKRHHVLIRHLEAVETLGAVQTICLDKTGTITLNRMSVVEIHVGEKRIQVSDGRFRSGEEAINPFALDELLRMIHVCALCNESAAVLQGGEYLLQGSPTENSLLQMAISSGVDVLKLRERYPILQVGHRSENRNFMSTLHISADTEATGPLHLLAVKGNPVEVLGLCRYRMNNGQILPLTDEDRLKIQTENEGLSGQALRVLGIAYGLLHPEEAGYGKGLIWLGHIAMADPVRKGVKELIGDFHRAGIETAMITGDQSSTAYAIGKELALSGDRPLSILDSTHLTDVAPEAIIGISKQVHVFARVSPSHKLQIVQALQKAGRVVAMTGDGINDGPALKAADIGIAMGHSGTDVAREVADVIIEDDNLETMILAVSHGRTIYNNIRKSVHYLLATNMSEIMVVSGAISFGLGEPLNSMQLLWINLMSDVFPALGLALEPPEPDVLSRPPRNPEEQIVQLSDFKRITSEAAVLSAGAFGAYGYGILRYGMGPKASTLAFTSLTVGQLLHALSCRSETHSLFDPIRSTEGPPLRPNPYLYWAIGGSVALQVLTLTIPGLRGLLGLTPVGLLDGFVIGGTAAVPLLVNEMTKGKTTRFPHPEPEKPGGAP; from the coding sequence ATGGGGGCCTGCGAGAACCCTGTGGTCCAAACCGTTCATACCGCGGTAAAAGGCCGGGCCAGGTTTAAGGTACTTGGGCTTTACCGCTCCGAGGCGCTTAAACGGCGGCTTGAATACAGCCTGTCAAATTTCGATGGGATCAGTCAGGTCTCCGCCAGCGCCCTCACCGGAAATGTTCTAGTCGTCTTCAATTCCGGCGCCACTCCCCTCCAGATCGCCTCCCTGATCGTTGCGATCGCCTCCTCGTCTCATCCAGATAAGAATCATCAAAGCCCGACTTCGACGGATCCTCCGGATCCGAAGGAAGGGGAGGCCCCGCCCTCGAATCAAAATCCACTGGCATCCGTCGGAAAGCGGCTGGCCGATCTTCTGCCTCATCGGAAGGAGATCGAGGCCCAGCCGTGGCATCTGATCGAAGCGGACCGGATTATCGTCTCGCTGAAGACATCCCGGTCCTCCGGCCTGTCCGAAGTAGCCGCGACTGACCAACTGCGTCAATACGGCCCGAACCTCCTTCCCGAAGCGGTTCCCCGGTCTGCGTTCGGCATTTTTATCGACCAGTTCAAATCGCTGCCCAACCTCCTTCTGGGCACGGCCGCCGGGCTATCGATCGTCACGGGGGGGGTGTCGGATGCGGTGATCATCCTGGGAGTGGTCATCATCAACGCCGCCATCGGTTACGCCACGGAAAGCCAGGCCGAAAAAACGATTCAGTCGCTCAAGGGCATGGTCCGACCGAGCGCGACCGTGATCCGGAACGGGAAATCACGGGAGATCAAGGCCGAAAGCATCGTGATGGGAGATATATTGGTTCTCAGACCCGGCAGTTACATCGCCGCCGATGCGCGGCTGGTCGAGGCCCAGCAGATGTACGTGGATGAGTCGGCGCTGACCGGCGAGAGCGTTCCGGTTCTCAAAACCTCCGCCCCGATGACCGCCGAAAATCTGCCCCTGGGTGATCGGCTCAACATGGTCTACATGGGGACCCTGGTGACCGGAGGCCAGGCACTGGCCGTCGTCGTCGCCACCGGAAAACAAACCGAGATGGGCCGCATCCAGATCTTATTAGGAGAGGCGGAGTCGCCCGAGACCCCGATGGAACGTCAACTCGGCCGGATGAGCAACCGGCTGGTCCTGATCAGCACCACCGTGTGCGGCCTGGTCTTCGGCATCGGCCTGCTACGCGGGCAAGGCCTGCTGCATATGCTCAAGACCGCCATTTCCCTGGCGGTCGCGGCCGTGCCGGAGGGGCTTCCCACCGTGGCCACGACCACGCTGGCGCTGGGCATTCGCAATATGAAACGTCACCATGTCTTGATTCGCCACCTGGAGGCGGTCGAAACCCTCGGCGCCGTTCAGACGATCTGCCTGGACAAAACCGGAACGATCACCCTGAACCGGATGTCGGTGGTGGAGATCCATGTCGGCGAAAAGCGGATCCAGGTCTCGGACGGTCGATTCCGGTCGGGCGAGGAGGCCATCAACCCCTTCGCTTTGGATGAGCTGTTGAGGATGATTCACGTTTGCGCCCTTTGCAACGAGTCCGCGGCAGTCCTGCAAGGGGGAGAATATCTTTTGCAAGGCTCACCCACGGAGAACTCCCTTCTCCAGATGGCGATCAGCTCCGGGGTGGATGTATTGAAACTGCGGGAACGGTATCCGATCCTTCAAGTGGGCCACCGTTCCGAAAATCGGAATTTCATGAGCACCCTGCATATCTCGGCCGATACCGAGGCCACGGGACCCCTCCATCTCCTGGCCGTCAAGGGAAACCCGGTCGAGGTACTGGGCCTGTGCCGCTACCGCATGAACAACGGGCAGATACTCCCGTTGACCGACGAGGACCGTTTGAAGATCCAGACGGAAAACGAAGGCCTCTCGGGCCAGGCGCTTCGCGTTCTCGGGATTGCCTACGGCCTCTTGCATCCCGAGGAGGCGGGATACGGCAAGGGGCTGATCTGGCTGGGCCATATCGCAATGGCCGATCCCGTCCGGAAAGGAGTCAAAGAACTTATCGGGGATTTCCACCGGGCCGGCATCGAAACCGCCATGATCACCGGGGACCAGAGCTCGACCGCCTACGCGATTGGAAAAGAACTGGCCCTCAGCGGCGATCGGCCGCTTTCGATCCTGGACTCGACCCACCTGACCGATGTCGCCCCGGAGGCGATCATCGGGATTTCAAAACAGGTCCATGTGTTCGCAAGGGTCAGCCCCTCCCACAAACTCCAGATTGTTCAGGCCCTGCAGAAGGCCGGGAGGGTCGTGGCGATGACCGGGGACGGCATCAACGACGGGCCGGCCCTCAAGGCCGCCGACATTGGAATTGCCATGGGGCATTCCGGAACGGACGTCGCGCGCGAGGTGGCCGACGTGATCATCGAGGACGACAACCTGGAAACGATGATCCTCGCCGTCAGCCACGGCCGGACGATCTATAACAATATCCGGAAGTCGGTGCATTATCTTCTGGCGACCAACATGAGCGAGATTATGGTCGTCTCCGGAGCGATCTCGTTCGGACTGGGCGAGCCATTGAATTCCATGCAACTGCTTTGGATCAACCTGATGTCGGACGTTTTCCCGGCCTTGGGGCTGGCGCTGGAACCGCCGGAACCCGACGTGCTGAGCCGGCCTCCGCGAAACCCCGAGGAGCAGATCGTTCAGTTATCCGATTTTAAGCGAATCACCTCGGAAGCGGCCGTCCTTTCGGCCGGCGCCTTCGGTGCGTATGGCTATGGGATCCTACGATACGGGATGGGCCCGAAGGCCAGCACCCTGGCCTTCACGAGCCTGACGGTGGGACAGTTGTTGCACGCACTGAGCTGCCGTTCCGAAACACACAGCCTGTTCGATCCGATCCGCTCGACCGAGGGGCCGCCCTTGCGGCCGAACCCGTATCTCTACTGGGCCATCGGCGGCTCCGTCGCGCTTCAGGTTCTGACCTTGACCATCCCGGGATTGCGGGGGCTGCTGGGCCTTACACCCGTCGGTCTTTTGGACGGGTTCGTGATCGGGGGGACCGCGGCCGTTCCCTTGCTCGTCAATGAAATGACCAAGGGGAAGACGACCCGTTTCCCGCATCCGGAACCCGAGAAACCGGGAGGGGCTCCATGA
- the metK gene encoding methionine adenosyltransferase, translating into MKEDFMFTSESVTEGHPDKLCDQISDAIVDRFLQQDPYASVIAECAVSTAIAFVAARFRSTATVDFATVAREVISGVGYEHHAFNGRTCSIVTSLAELPMAERNYRDESDLTEQELERMPARNQVTVFGFACRQTPSLIPLPIWLAHKLARQLTSVRVKSTLPYLAPDGKTQVGIEYRKRRPYRIHSLTVIASQNRPSEPDLKKLTEDIRETVIGPVFSDEPIRPDDQTRIFVNPDGPFIVGGPSIHSGLTGRKNAIDTYGEYSRHSGAALSGKDPTRIDRVGAYVARYAAKNVVAAGIAEECEVQLSYSIGSSRPVSIQVQTFGTGRVPDSEISSRLEENFDFRPAGIIRAFRLRHLPSAFKDGFYRKLAAYGHVGRTDMDLPWERTDRTNVFKTA; encoded by the coding sequence ATGAAAGAAGATTTTATGTTCACATCCGAATCGGTGACCGAGGGTCATCCCGATAAGCTCTGCGATCAGATCAGCGACGCGATCGTGGATCGCTTCCTTCAGCAGGATCCTTACGCGAGCGTGATCGCGGAATGCGCCGTTTCGACGGCGATCGCGTTTGTCGCCGCCCGGTTTCGTTCGACGGCCACCGTGGATTTCGCCACCGTCGCCCGGGAAGTGATCAGCGGGGTGGGATACGAACACCACGCCTTCAACGGTCGAACCTGCAGCATCGTGACCAGCCTGGCGGAACTCCCGATGGCCGAGCGGAATTACAGGGACGAATCGGATCTCACCGAACAGGAGCTGGAGCGGATGCCCGCCCGAAATCAAGTGACGGTTTTCGGGTTCGCCTGCCGTCAAACGCCGTCCCTGATCCCGCTCCCGATCTGGCTGGCCCACAAACTCGCACGGCAACTGACTTCGGTCCGCGTCAAATCAACGCTCCCCTATCTCGCCCCGGATGGAAAAACCCAGGTGGGGATCGAATACCGGAAACGGCGGCCCTACCGGATTCACAGCCTCACCGTGATCGCCAGCCAGAATCGGCCTTCGGAACCCGACCTCAAAAAGCTCACCGAGGACATCCGGGAGACGGTCATCGGGCCCGTCTTCTCCGACGAACCGATTCGCCCGGACGATCAAACCCGGATCTTCGTCAATCCGGACGGTCCCTTTATTGTCGGCGGTCCTTCGATCCATTCCGGTCTGACCGGAAGGAAGAACGCCATCGACACCTACGGAGAGTATTCCCGTCACAGCGGCGCGGCCCTGAGCGGAAAAGATCCGACCCGGATCGATCGCGTCGGGGCCTACGTGGCCCGATACGCGGCGAAAAATGTCGTGGCGGCCGGCATCGCGGAGGAGTGCGAGGTACAGCTCAGCTATTCGATCGGGTCGTCCCGGCCGGTCAGCATCCAGGTCCAGACCTTCGGGACCGGGCGCGTCCCGGACTCCGAGATCTCCTCCCGGCTGGAAGAGAATTTCGATTTTCGTCCGGCCGGGATCATCCGGGCCTTCCGGCTCCGCCATCTCCCCTCGGCCTTCAAAGACGGGTTTTACAGAAAACTGGCGGCCTACGGCCACGTCGGAAGAACCGATATGGATCTTCCCTGGGAGCGGACCGATCGTACAAACGTTTTCAAAACCGCATGA
- a CDS encoding DUF3562 domain-containing protein translates to MVAIAVSENDSEEFQNLSNIEDLARELGATVEEIHFYYEAAMKELKPNARIKAFLPILAGRQVREIVLEKKIRINVPDTQPAPNV, encoded by the coding sequence ATGGTGGCGATTGCGGTCTCGGAAAACGACTCGGAAGAATTTCAAAATCTCTCGAACATTGAGGACCTGGCCCGGGAACTCGGCGCCACCGTGGAGGAGATCCATTTCTATTATGAGGCGGCCATGAAGGAATTAAAGCCCAATGCAAGGATCAAGGCCTTCCTGCCGATTCTCGCCGGCCGCCAGGTCCGGGAGATCGTTTTGGAAAAGAAGATTCGGATCAACGTTCCGGATACTCAGCCCGCTCCGAACGTTTGA
- a CDS encoding TRC40/GET3/ArsA family transport-energizing ATPase: protein MRIILFTGKGGVGKTTLAAATALKAAALGHKTLVISTDVAHSLADSLALPLSNDPRPVGPPELFAAELDTGEELERYWGKIKRRIASLLQSSGLESAIAGEMAILPGLDEILSLVRIKKYFDEGRFDVLIIDSAPTGAAMRLLGAPDLGRLYIKNILDFSRGIGNVFVPLLQAFQRKSATEHSVPDQIQKLFDQVEALRRILADPALSSVRLVLNPDRMAILETQRAFTFFSLYGLTVDALFINRVLPPQISDPYLTSWKEKQSDYRRMIAESFSPLTPFEVPLMPEEVTGIPALTLLGDNLYGQKDPVQRFSEAQPLTFELRNGEYILSLRLVGVQGSDIDLEKCGDELRVQVGRHKRAIALPQYLAGLTPTSASLDGGYLKIIFKE from the coding sequence ATGCGCATCATCCTCTTCACCGGAAAAGGGGGCGTTGGAAAGACGACCCTGGCCGCGGCGACCGCCCTGAAGGCCGCCGCCTTGGGCCATAAGACATTGGTGATCAGTACGGATGTGGCTCACAGTCTCGCCGACTCTTTGGCCCTCCCCCTGTCCAACGATCCGAGGCCGGTCGGGCCGCCGGAACTGTTTGCGGCCGAACTCGACACCGGAGAAGAACTGGAACGATATTGGGGCAAAATAAAAAGGCGAATCGCCTCGCTTCTCCAGAGCTCCGGGCTGGAGTCCGCGATCGCCGGCGAAATGGCCATCCTTCCCGGGCTGGATGAAATCCTGAGTCTGGTTCGTATCAAGAAATATTTCGATGAAGGCCGGTTCGACGTCCTGATCATCGACAGCGCGCCGACCGGCGCGGCGATGCGGCTGCTGGGCGCCCCGGATCTCGGCCGCTTATACATCAAAAACATCCTGGATTTTTCACGGGGAATCGGCAACGTCTTCGTGCCCTTGCTTCAGGCCTTTCAGCGCAAGTCCGCCACCGAACACAGTGTCCCGGATCAAATCCAGAAGCTGTTCGACCAGGTCGAGGCCTTGCGGCGCATCCTGGCCGACCCGGCCCTGAGCTCCGTTCGCCTGGTCCTCAATCCCGACCGGATGGCCATTCTGGAAACCCAGAGGGCCTTCACCTTCTTCAGTTTGTACGGACTGACCGTGGATGCCCTCTTCATCAACCGGGTCCTTCCGCCCCAGATTTCGGACCCCTATCTGACCTCCTGGAAGGAGAAGCAATCCGATTACCGCCGGATGATCGCCGAGTCGTTCTCACCCCTGACCCCGTTTGAAGTTCCCTTGATGCCGGAGGAAGTGACCGGGATTCCGGCCCTGACGTTATTGGGCGACAATCTCTACGGCCAGAAAGACCCGGTTCAACGTTTCTCGGAAGCCCAACCCCTGACATTTGAATTGCGAAACGGCGAATATATTTTGTCCCTCCGGCTGGTCGGGGTTCAGGGAAGCGATATCGATCTGGAGAAATGCGGAGACGAATTGCGCGTTCAAGTCGGACGACACAAACGCGCCATTGCCCTCCCCCAATACCTGGCCGGGCTGACCCCGACATCGGCCAGCCTGGACGGAGGGTATTTGAAAATCATCTTTAAGGAATAG
- a CDS encoding TMEM165/GDT1 family protein — translation MDAFLISMAVIAAAEFGDKTQFLALLFGARFRRPLPIILGMLGSSIANYTLACTLGLWLRNHLDGSVLHWILGVLLIAVAFWFLVPDRSEGEPRIFGRFGAFGTAFLTFFLTEMGDKTQIAAVILAAKFNALIPVIIGTTVGVMLVNAPIIVLGNAVGTRLPVRAVRLIGAGIFGGLGVLSLSGFSF, via the coding sequence ATGGACGCCTTTCTGATATCGATGGCGGTGATTGCCGCGGCGGAGTTCGGCGATAAAACCCAATTCCTCGCCTTGTTGTTCGGCGCACGTTTTCGACGCCCGCTCCCGATCATCCTGGGCATGCTGGGTTCCTCCATCGCCAATTACACCCTGGCCTGCACGCTTGGTCTCTGGCTCCGAAACCACCTGGACGGCTCGGTCCTTCACTGGATTCTGGGCGTTCTCCTCATCGCCGTCGCATTTTGGTTTCTGGTTCCGGATCGTTCGGAGGGGGAGCCGCGCATCTTCGGCCGGTTCGGCGCGTTCGGCACCGCATTCCTCACCTTCTTCCTGACAGAAATGGGCGACAAAACCCAGATTGCCGCCGTCATCCTCGCGGCGAAATTCAACGCGCTGATCCCCGTCATTATCGGGACTACGGTGGGGGTGATGTTGGTCAATGCCCCCATTATCGTTTTGGGAAACGCCGTCGGAACCCGGCTTCCGGTCCGTGCCGTGCGCCTTATCGGGGCGGGCATTTTCGGGGGGCTGGGCGTGCTTTCCCTGAGCGGATTCAGTTTTTAG
- a CDS encoding cation transporter — MSYYIHHVQGRLRVKTPLMKRSLPAAREIKRLLGEIQGIESAEINTVTGSAVIHYDPKTVSSKSILDSLVAAGYFDLSKAVTNDQHVYEAAARTGGILWKALAGFLVEQAFQGSALSFLAVLI, encoded by the coding sequence ATGAGCTACTATATCCACCACGTTCAGGGACGATTGAGGGTGAAGACCCCCCTGATGAAGAGAAGCCTGCCGGCCGCTCGGGAGATCAAGAGACTCTTGGGAGAGATCCAGGGGATCGAAAGCGCGGAGATCAATACGGTGACCGGCAGCGCCGTGATCCATTACGATCCGAAAACGGTTTCTTCGAAATCGATCCTGGACTCGCTCGTGGCGGCGGGCTATTTCGACCTTTCCAAAGCCGTCACCAACGATCAGCACGTTTATGAAGCGGCGGCCCGAACCGGCGGGATCCTTTGGAAAGCGCTGGCCGGTTTCCTCGTCGAGCAGGCCTTTCAGGGTTCCGCCTTGTCGTTCCTCGCCGTCTTGATATAA
- a CDS encoding topoisomerase DNA-binding C4 zinc finger domain-containing protein: protein MAYTKRSENQCPACGSKVNYRYGRAWTGKRRLQCLMCGRQFTVGAKRAEVMNRPDCPVCREPMHLYKREAGLVRFRCSDYPACKTFKKIDRLEEPEPGGFRLLIPA, encoded by the coding sequence ATGGCCTATACCAAACGATCCGAGAACCAATGTCCCGCCTGCGGCTCCAAGGTGAATTATCGATACGGGAGGGCGTGGACCGGTAAACGACGCCTTCAGTGTTTGATGTGCGGGAGACAATTCACGGTCGGGGCGAAACGGGCCGAGGTCATGAACAGGCCCGACTGCCCGGTCTGCCGGGAGCCGATGCATCTCTATAAGAGAGAAGCCGGTTTGGTTCGGTTCCGGTGTTCCGATTATCCGGCATGCAAGACGTTTAAAAAGATCGATCGTCTTGAGGAACCCGAACCCGGGGGATTCCGCTTATTGATCCCCGCCTAG
- a CDS encoding response regulator transcription factor, with protein sequence MKNPIAADIDSSHKDILVIESDPNTAGLLKQELEKYYYQVRIALDGKRGLAEAQSVPPALIISELIVPELDGWTLCRSLKSHPKTKAIPLLILTLLGQEENRLRGLELGADDYMTKPFSLKEVVSRVRALLRRSQMSSENKPKALRRLGPLTIDLERHEVRKHGRPIALTPIEFSLLAYLAEHSGKVFTRDQLITALWEKDRFIEEHNLDVHIYALRQKIEPDPDRPQILLTVHGVGYKLEAREDKG encoded by the coding sequence ATGAAAAATCCGATTGCGGCCGACATAGATTCTTCTCATAAAGACATCCTGGTCATCGAGAGCGATCCGAACACCGCAGGACTTCTCAAGCAAGAGCTGGAAAAATATTACTATCAGGTGCGGATTGCCTTGGACGGGAAGCGGGGATTGGCGGAGGCCCAATCCGTACCCCCCGCATTGATCATTTCAGAGTTGATCGTTCCCGAGTTGGATGGGTGGACGCTTTGCCGATCGCTCAAAAGCCATCCCAAGACCAAGGCCATTCCCCTTCTCATTCTCACCCTGCTTGGACAGGAAGAAAACCGCCTCCGCGGGCTCGAGCTTGGAGCGGACGATTACATGACCAAGCCGTTCAGTCTGAAGGAGGTGGTCTCCCGTGTCCGGGCCCTGCTGCGGCGAAGCCAGATGAGCAGCGAGAACAAGCCGAAGGCGCTTCGGAGGCTCGGACCTTTGACCATCGATCTGGAGCGGCACGAGGTGCGCAAGCACGGCCGGCCGATCGCATTGACCCCGATCGAATTTTCGCTGCTCGCTTATTTGGCGGAGCATTCCGGAAAGGTTTTTACCCGCGACCAACTCATCACGGCGCTTTGGGAAAAAGACCGGTTTATCGAGGAACACAACCTGGATGTGCATATTTACGCGCTGAGGCAGAAGATCGAGCCGGATCCGGACCGTCCGCAAATTCTGCTGACCGTGCACGGCGTCGGGTACAAACTGGAAGCGCGGGAGGACAAGGGATGA
- the phoR gene encoding phosphate regulon sensor histidine kinase PhoR — translation MRSTLQTKFVLVLLGFVLFALGLAFALTSWIQAPRAALGIALLLVLWPVWMTGRMLARYLTKPLGEITAVVRELSEGKLDRRVTVRSGDAWADLGQGVNRMAADLETRLAEISEDRARLHAVLSSMVEGVLVLDRERKILLMNAAIARMFGLENSAVLGRPLIEVFRHRPLHQLVQRALESGADQSEEIVMSIPEERVFAVQTSISEKGGVAAVLVFHDVSNLKRLERIRKDFVANVSHELRTPLTSIKGYIEALIDGAKDDPRKRDEFLEIIQKHSDQLNALLADLLQLSTIESGQYQWRRGTIAVSNLIDKAVDMLQPQAEKMGQAISVVSAEGGGSVIGDADKLTQVMINLIDNAIKYTPRGGRITVEARPRDDTVEIAVSDSGIGIPSREIPRIFERFYRVDRGRSREMGGTGLGLSIVKHIVEAHGGKVSVESQVGKGSRFVVTLPKQPPVS, via the coding sequence GTGCGCTCGACCCTCCAGACCAAGTTCGTGCTGGTCTTGCTGGGGTTTGTATTATTTGCCCTGGGTCTTGCATTCGCGTTGACGTCCTGGATTCAGGCTCCCCGTGCGGCTCTCGGGATCGCCCTCCTCTTGGTTCTCTGGCCCGTGTGGATGACCGGTCGCATGTTGGCCCGATACCTAACCAAACCCTTGGGGGAAATAACGGCCGTTGTCCGTGAGCTGTCCGAGGGAAAACTGGATCGGCGTGTAACGGTCCGGTCCGGGGATGCGTGGGCGGATTTGGGGCAGGGGGTGAACCGGATGGCCGCGGACCTTGAAACCCGGTTGGCCGAAATTTCGGAAGACCGTGCGCGCCTCCACGCCGTCCTATCCAGCATGGTGGAAGGGGTGCTGGTCCTGGACCGGGAACGCAAGATCCTGCTGATGAACGCAGCGATCGCGCGGATGTTCGGGTTGGAGAATTCGGCGGTTCTGGGCCGCCCCTTGATCGAAGTCTTCCGACATCGGCCGCTTCATCAGCTGGTTCAACGGGCGCTGGAAAGCGGGGCGGACCAGTCGGAGGAGATCGTGATGTCCATTCCGGAGGAACGCGTCTTCGCGGTCCAGACGTCGATTTCCGAAAAGGGGGGCGTTGCAGCCGTTCTGGTTTTCCACGATGTGTCGAATTTGAAACGGCTGGAGCGGATCCGAAAAGATTTTGTGGCCAACGTTTCCCACGAACTCCGCACCCCGCTGACCTCCATCAAGGGGTATATCGAGGCCTTGATCGACGGGGCGAAGGACGATCCCCGAAAGCGAGACGAGTTTCTCGAGATCATTCAAAAACATTCCGATCAGCTCAACGCCTTGCTGGCCGACCTTCTGCAGCTTTCGACCATCGAATCGGGCCAATATCAGTGGCGGCGGGGAACGATCGCGGTGTCCAATCTGATTGATAAAGCCGTCGATATGCTCCAACCCCAGGCCGAGAAGATGGGGCAGGCGATTTCGGTCGTGTCGGCCGAAGGGGGCGGGTCCGTGATCGGCGACGCCGATAAACTGACCCAGGTTATGATCAATTTAATCGACAACGCCATTAAATACACGCCGAGGGGAGGCCGAATCACCGTGGAGGCCCGCCCAAGGGACGATACCGTCGAGATCGCGGTCAGCGATTCGGGCATCGGCATCCCGTCGAGGGAAATTCCCCGGATCTTCGAACGCTTCTACCGGGTGGACCGGGGGCGATCCCGGGAAATGGGGGGAACCGGCCTGGGCCTTTCCATCGTGAAACACATCGTCGAGGCCCACGGGGGGAAAGTGTCTGTCGAGAGCCAAGTCGGAAAGGGCTCGCGGTTCGTTGTGACCCTTCCGAAGCAACCTCCCGTATCCTGA